The following proteins come from a genomic window of Acanthopagrus latus isolate v.2019 chromosome 5, fAcaLat1.1, whole genome shotgun sequence:
- the rab11fip1a gene encoding rab11 family-interacting protein 1 isoform X2, protein MSLADQSQQWFPTSVQVTVHQARSLRVKGKNGTNDAYAIIQVAKDKFSTSVAEKSVAPVWKEEASFELPLFHPGNAERCTLYIIVMHRAQVGLDKFLGQAVVNLLDLHDNKSRKKTDWFKLVDKSGKEDKARGEVLLDIQFMRNNMSASMFDLSMQDKPRSRISKLKDKVRGKKKDGFSDSASAIVPSVSQVLTDSDAEPDSQSLSQSPGVKKKSKFKTLFAPKSNLQRNISQSMSTLGSLPEKNSSLSGSRSSGLNVDSPEGKKKFKFLGHKRTGSSDSKVSQGPFSLLGRSKQSNSDLNNLCINGNHVYTEEEPKSGSTLSLNSSGQGSVEDIHKHTSDPDPSRVPVPSIHVESDRAILEQQRHQEEEERRQAEDRRIAEAKKLEEEEKYRIEMKRLKEEEENRVQEEQERKRRFLEDEARRKKQMEEEERRKREEERRMLDAAAEEQKRQEEASMSDRLTSLFGMIRKKEEKKEEVQQHIKEDLPTPAPRSDAKDLQQPISHHSTNPFEDIPLNSDPSADQPKSSRNQQTPSAMVFLNRTAKVSAVKPRLPQSLESEPADCRTPSQLRPSPATSESTVSSVPSESPDTFSSLHSSLAPPNLSQSLSGSPPGSIDNLSSEGSSPTMADKKKRAPLPPSHPAHGTQSGGNQIHNPAYVDGPQQGKKLSLPLPDYETLFPQKRHGVKGQTRWDHIIAEVNQRQRDIPSDFLGPEMSVDSPEEHESSVGFSLPQKKSALMPNQTQPQETKPVSTKKVAAPAPPEPVTPPQPRPAAESSLRQSQNLPQQSLMRPTPSAAPGPVNTDASSREITSARSREGARRVLQPSPAARAASPLNKDISTPNDQRNAQVTMNKEAPTAKPRQRVSGKEPDQQEDAVVTPVVSDKNMNSNIQMLSSSSVSSMDKKGRQVETFAAFDPFPSTDLLAKDPWAQMKQNQEVDDHFKHNVRKEQKLEDRGMTAHDLDSIFYQDRLTDPFAGFNGSDSAKHSEHREKDNLKVDSPAFQRRNSQRRNQTPPSTTHPDYKISKSPQEPAFKEESTRTSANQGLNAQNIINEAFTPKLQADVKTQSHVYGGEDPFGAEPFTLNHTEPHQVVMEEPEPLAGGLSGGKMPLRAWVTPSETQPGNAQNSNGGGLSFIPRRPHPVKPMSTVESKSPFGTPAVKEIKVRDSTPGKIQANTVESGPYTQLTQEELITLVVKQQTDLSRKDAKITELEEYIDNLLVRVIDEKPSILQSLNAKPV, encoded by the exons TTGGTTCAAGCTGGTGGACAAGTCTGGAAAAGAGGACAAGGCGCGAGGGGAGGTGCTGCTTGATATCCAATTTATGAGAAACAACATGTCAGCTAGCATGTTTGACCTTTCTATGCAGGACAAGCCGCGCTCCCGCATCTCCAAGCTGAAGGACAAAGTCCGTGGGAAGAAAAAGGATGGCTTCTCTGACTCTGCCTCAGCTATTGTGCCCTCTGTCAGCCAGGTCCTCACCGACAGTGATGCTGAGCCAGATTCACAGTCGCTCAGTCAGTCTCCAGgagtgaaaaagaaatccaaattCAAAACACTCTTTGCGCCGAAATCAAACTTGCAGCGTAACATCTCACAGTCCATGTCTACACTGGGGTCTCTGCCCGAGAAGAATTCATCTCTCAGTGGCAGCCGCTCATCTGGCCTTAATGTTGACTCTCCCGAAG gcaagaagaaattcaaattcctGGGACATAAGCGAACAGGCAGCTCTGACAGCAAGGTGTCTCAGGGTCCTTTCTCCCTACTGGGCCGCTCCAAGCAGAGTAACAGTGACCTGAACAACCTGTGCATCAACGGCAACCATGTGTACACAGAGGAAGAGCCCAAGAGTGGATCCACTCTCAGTTTGAACAGCTCTGGCCAAGGATCTGTGGAagacatccacaaacacacctctgaTCCAGATCCCTCTCGTGTACCTGTCCCCTCCATTCACGTAGAGTCAGACAGGGCAATACTGGAGCAACAGCGCcatcaagaggaggaggagagaagacaggCCGAAGACAGGCGCATAGCAGAGGCCAAgaagctggaggaagaggagaaataCAGGATAGAGATGAAGAGGctaaaggaggaggaggagaaccgAGTACAAGAggaacaggagaggaagagacgcTTCCTTGAGGATGAAGcgaggaggaagaaacagatggaggaggaagagaggagaaagcgTGAGGAAGAACGCAGGATGCTGGACgcagcagctgaggagcagaAACGTCAGGAGGAGGCCTCCATGAGCGACAGGCTGACGTCTCTGTTTGGAATGATcagaaagaaggaggagaaaaaggaggaggtcCAGCAGCACATCAAAGAGGATCTACCCACACCAGCCCCTCGCAGTGACGCCAAAGACCTGCAACAACCAATCTCCCACCACTCCACCAACCCATTTGAGGACATCCCCCTCAACTCAGATCCTTCAGCTGATCAGCCAAAATCAAGCCGCAACCAGCAAACCCCCTCTGCCATGGTCTTCCTCAACCGCACTGCTAAAGTGTCTGCAGTCAAACCCAG ATTGCCTCAGTCTCTGGAGTCTGAACCCGCTGACTGCCGAACCCCCAGTCAGCTGCGTCCTTCCCCAGCCACCTCTGAGTCAACCGTGTCTAGTGTCCCATCTGAGTCCCCTGATACTTTCTCCAGCCTCCACTCGTCTCTGGCTCCACCAAACCTAAGTCAAAGCCTGTCTGGTTCCCCTCCTGGCAGCATAGACAATTTGTCCTCTGAAGGATCCTCACCCACCATGGCGGATAAGAAGAAAAGAGCACCCCTGCCACCCTCTCATCCAGCGCATGGCACCCAAAGTGGAGGAAATCAAATCCATAACCCTGCATACGTAGACGGCCCGCAGCAAGGCAAAAAGCTGTCTCTTCCACTTCCTGATTATGAAACCCTATTTCCTCAGAAAAGACATGGAGTGAAAGGGCAAACACGATGGGACCACATCATCGCCGAGGTCAATCAGAGACAGAGGGACATTCCATCTGATTTTCTTGGTCCAGAAATGAGTGTGGATAGTCCAGAGGAGCATGAATCCAGTGTGGGGTTTTCACTTCCACAGAAGAAATCGGCTTTGATGCCTAACCAAACACAACCTCAGGAGACCAAACCTGTGTCAACCAAGAAAGTAGCGGCCCCAGCTCCCCCTGAACCAGTCACACCCCCACAACCTCGACCAGCTGCAGAGTCCAGTCTCAGACAGAGCCAGAATCTTCCCCAACAATCTCTCATGAGGCCCACTCCCTCTGCTGCACCAGGACCTGTGAACACAGATGCTTCAAGCAGAGAAATTACTTCAGCAAGGTCCAGGGAAGGAGCACGGAGGGTGTTGCAGCCATCACCTGCAGCCAGAGCAGCTAGCCCATTGAACAAGGATATTTCAACACCAAATGATCAAAGAAACGCGCAAGTCACAATGAACAAAGAGGCACCCACAGCCAAACCCAGACAGAGGGTGAGTGGCAAAGAGCCAGATCAACAGGAAGACGCCGTTGTGACACCAGTTGTCTCcgacaaaaacatgaacagtaaCATTCAGATGTTATCTAGTTCAAGTGTGAGCAGCATGGACAAAAAAGGCAGACAGGTGGAGACCTTTGCAGCGTTTGATCCATTCCCCAGCACTGATCTGCTTGCCAAAGACCCATGGGCTCAGATGAAGCAGAACCAAGAAGTTGatgatcattttaaacacaatgtACGAAAAGAGCAGAAACTTGAAGATCGGGGAATGACGGCACATGATCTGGATAGCATTTTTTATcaagacagactgacagatccATTTGCTGGATTTAACGGCAGTGATTCAGCCAAACACAGTGAGCACAGGGAAAAAGATAATTTAAAGGTAGACAGTCCGGCTTTCCAAAGAAGGAATTCACAGAGACGAAACCAGACACCTCCTTCCACAACTCATCCTGATTATAAGATATCGAAGTCTCCACAAGAACCCGCATTTAAAGAAGAATCAACCAGAACCTCAGCTAATCAAGGCCTCAATGCACAAAATATCATCAATGAGGCTTTTACACCAAAGCTACAAGCTGATGTGAAGACACAGAGCCATGTGTATGGAGGAGAGGATCCATTTGGAGCTGAACCTTTCACCTTGAATCACACAGAGCCCCACCAGGTAGTAATGGAGGAGCCAGAGCCTCTGGCAGGAGGTCTGTCTGGGGGAAAGATGCCTTTGAGGGCATGGGTCACACCATCTGAGACTCAGCCTGGCAATGCTCAGAATAGCAATGGAGGTGGGCTATCCTTTATTCCACGCAG GCCTCATCCTGTGAAGCCCATGAGCACAGTTGAGAGCAAGAGTCCCTTTGGCACCCCTGCTGTGAAAGAGATAAAGGTCCGTGACAGCACACCAGGGAAAATTCAG GCGAACACAGTGGAAAGTGGCCCTTACACCCAGCTGACACAGGAAGAGTTGATCACACTGGTGGTGAAGCAGCAAACCGACCTCTCCAGGAAGGACGCAAAGATCACCGAGCTCGAGGAGTACATCGACAACCTGCTGGTCCGCGTGATCGACGAGAAACCCTCCATCCTGCAGTCTCTCAACGCTAAGCCGGTGTAA
- the rab11fip1a gene encoding rab11 family-interacting protein 1 isoform X4, with amino-acid sequence MSLADQSQQWFPTSVQVTVHQARSLRVKGKNGTNDAYAIIQVAKDKFSTSVAEKSVAPVWKEEASFELPLFHPGNAERCTLYIIVMHRAQVGLDKFLGQAVVNLLDLHDNKSRKKTDWFKLVDKSGKEDKARGEVLLDIQFMRNNMSASMFDLSMQDKPRSRISKLKDKVRGKKKDGFSDSASAIVPSVSQVLTDSDAEPDSQSLSQSPGVKKKSKFKTLFAPKSNLQRNISQSMSTLGSLPEKNSSLSGSRSSGLNVDSPEGKKKFKFLGHKRTGSSDSKVSQGPFSLLGRSKQSNSDLNNLCINGNHVYTEEEPKSGSTLSLNSSGQGSVEDIHKHTSDPDPSRVPVPSIHVESDRAILEQQRHQEEEERRQAEDRRIAEAKKLEEEEKYRIEMKRLKEEEENRVQEEQERKRRFLEDEARRKKQMEEEERRKREEERRMLDAAAEEQKRQEEASMSDRLTSLFGMIRKKEEKKEEVQQHIKEDLPTPAPRSDAKDLQQPISHHSTNPFEDIPLNSDPSADQPKSSRNQQTPSAMVFLNRTAKVSAVKPRLPQSLESEPADCRTPSQLRPSPATSESTVSSVPSESPDTFSSLHSSLAPPNLSQSLSGSPPGSIDNLSSEGSSPTMADKKKRAPLPPSHPAHGTQSGGNQIHNPAYVDGPQQGKKLSLPLPDYETLFPQKRHGVKGQTRWDHIIAEVNQRQRDIPSDFLGPEMSVDSPEEHESSVGFSLPQKKSALMPNQTQPQETKPVSTKKVAAPAPPEPVTPPQPRPAAESSLRQSQNLPQQSLMRPTPSAAPGPVNTDASSREITSARSREGARRVLQPSPAARAASPLNKDISTPNDQRNAQVTMNKEAPTAKPRQRVSGKEPDQQEDAVVTPVVSDKNMNSNIQMLSSSSVSSMDKKGRQVETFAAFDPFPSTDLLAKDPWAQMKQNQEVDDHFKHNVRKEQKLEDRGMTAHDLDSIFYQDRLTDPFAGFNGSDSAKHSEHREKDNLKVDSPAFQRRNSQRRNQTPPSTTHPDYKISKSPQEPAFKEESTRTSANQGLNAQNIINEAFTPKLQADVKTQSHVYGGEDPFGAEPFTLNHTEPHQVVMEEPEPLAGGLSGGKMPLRAWVTPSETQPGNAQNSNGGGLSFIPRRPHPVKPMSTVESKSPFGTPAVKEIKANTVESGPYTQLTQEELITLVVKQQTDLSRKDAKITELEEYIDNLLVRVIDEKPSILQSLNAKPV; translated from the exons TTGGTTCAAGCTGGTGGACAAGTCTGGAAAAGAGGACAAGGCGCGAGGGGAGGTGCTGCTTGATATCCAATTTATGAGAAACAACATGTCAGCTAGCATGTTTGACCTTTCTATGCAGGACAAGCCGCGCTCCCGCATCTCCAAGCTGAAGGACAAAGTCCGTGGGAAGAAAAAGGATGGCTTCTCTGACTCTGCCTCAGCTATTGTGCCCTCTGTCAGCCAGGTCCTCACCGACAGTGATGCTGAGCCAGATTCACAGTCGCTCAGTCAGTCTCCAGgagtgaaaaagaaatccaaattCAAAACACTCTTTGCGCCGAAATCAAACTTGCAGCGTAACATCTCACAGTCCATGTCTACACTGGGGTCTCTGCCCGAGAAGAATTCATCTCTCAGTGGCAGCCGCTCATCTGGCCTTAATGTTGACTCTCCCGAAG gcaagaagaaattcaaattcctGGGACATAAGCGAACAGGCAGCTCTGACAGCAAGGTGTCTCAGGGTCCTTTCTCCCTACTGGGCCGCTCCAAGCAGAGTAACAGTGACCTGAACAACCTGTGCATCAACGGCAACCATGTGTACACAGAGGAAGAGCCCAAGAGTGGATCCACTCTCAGTTTGAACAGCTCTGGCCAAGGATCTGTGGAagacatccacaaacacacctctgaTCCAGATCCCTCTCGTGTACCTGTCCCCTCCATTCACGTAGAGTCAGACAGGGCAATACTGGAGCAACAGCGCcatcaagaggaggaggagagaagacaggCCGAAGACAGGCGCATAGCAGAGGCCAAgaagctggaggaagaggagaaataCAGGATAGAGATGAAGAGGctaaaggaggaggaggagaaccgAGTACAAGAggaacaggagaggaagagacgcTTCCTTGAGGATGAAGcgaggaggaagaaacagatggaggaggaagagaggagaaagcgTGAGGAAGAACGCAGGATGCTGGACgcagcagctgaggagcagaAACGTCAGGAGGAGGCCTCCATGAGCGACAGGCTGACGTCTCTGTTTGGAATGATcagaaagaaggaggagaaaaaggaggaggtcCAGCAGCACATCAAAGAGGATCTACCCACACCAGCCCCTCGCAGTGACGCCAAAGACCTGCAACAACCAATCTCCCACCACTCCACCAACCCATTTGAGGACATCCCCCTCAACTCAGATCCTTCAGCTGATCAGCCAAAATCAAGCCGCAACCAGCAAACCCCCTCTGCCATGGTCTTCCTCAACCGCACTGCTAAAGTGTCTGCAGTCAAACCCAG ATTGCCTCAGTCTCTGGAGTCTGAACCCGCTGACTGCCGAACCCCCAGTCAGCTGCGTCCTTCCCCAGCCACCTCTGAGTCAACCGTGTCTAGTGTCCCATCTGAGTCCCCTGATACTTTCTCCAGCCTCCACTCGTCTCTGGCTCCACCAAACCTAAGTCAAAGCCTGTCTGGTTCCCCTCCTGGCAGCATAGACAATTTGTCCTCTGAAGGATCCTCACCCACCATGGCGGATAAGAAGAAAAGAGCACCCCTGCCACCCTCTCATCCAGCGCATGGCACCCAAAGTGGAGGAAATCAAATCCATAACCCTGCATACGTAGACGGCCCGCAGCAAGGCAAAAAGCTGTCTCTTCCACTTCCTGATTATGAAACCCTATTTCCTCAGAAAAGACATGGAGTGAAAGGGCAAACACGATGGGACCACATCATCGCCGAGGTCAATCAGAGACAGAGGGACATTCCATCTGATTTTCTTGGTCCAGAAATGAGTGTGGATAGTCCAGAGGAGCATGAATCCAGTGTGGGGTTTTCACTTCCACAGAAGAAATCGGCTTTGATGCCTAACCAAACACAACCTCAGGAGACCAAACCTGTGTCAACCAAGAAAGTAGCGGCCCCAGCTCCCCCTGAACCAGTCACACCCCCACAACCTCGACCAGCTGCAGAGTCCAGTCTCAGACAGAGCCAGAATCTTCCCCAACAATCTCTCATGAGGCCCACTCCCTCTGCTGCACCAGGACCTGTGAACACAGATGCTTCAAGCAGAGAAATTACTTCAGCAAGGTCCAGGGAAGGAGCACGGAGGGTGTTGCAGCCATCACCTGCAGCCAGAGCAGCTAGCCCATTGAACAAGGATATTTCAACACCAAATGATCAAAGAAACGCGCAAGTCACAATGAACAAAGAGGCACCCACAGCCAAACCCAGACAGAGGGTGAGTGGCAAAGAGCCAGATCAACAGGAAGACGCCGTTGTGACACCAGTTGTCTCcgacaaaaacatgaacagtaaCATTCAGATGTTATCTAGTTCAAGTGTGAGCAGCATGGACAAAAAAGGCAGACAGGTGGAGACCTTTGCAGCGTTTGATCCATTCCCCAGCACTGATCTGCTTGCCAAAGACCCATGGGCTCAGATGAAGCAGAACCAAGAAGTTGatgatcattttaaacacaatgtACGAAAAGAGCAGAAACTTGAAGATCGGGGAATGACGGCACATGATCTGGATAGCATTTTTTATcaagacagactgacagatccATTTGCTGGATTTAACGGCAGTGATTCAGCCAAACACAGTGAGCACAGGGAAAAAGATAATTTAAAGGTAGACAGTCCGGCTTTCCAAAGAAGGAATTCACAGAGACGAAACCAGACACCTCCTTCCACAACTCATCCTGATTATAAGATATCGAAGTCTCCACAAGAACCCGCATTTAAAGAAGAATCAACCAGAACCTCAGCTAATCAAGGCCTCAATGCACAAAATATCATCAATGAGGCTTTTACACCAAAGCTACAAGCTGATGTGAAGACACAGAGCCATGTGTATGGAGGAGAGGATCCATTTGGAGCTGAACCTTTCACCTTGAATCACACAGAGCCCCACCAGGTAGTAATGGAGGAGCCAGAGCCTCTGGCAGGAGGTCTGTCTGGGGGAAAGATGCCTTTGAGGGCATGGGTCACACCATCTGAGACTCAGCCTGGCAATGCTCAGAATAGCAATGGAGGTGGGCTATCCTTTATTCCACGCAG GCCTCATCCTGTGAAGCCCATGAGCACAGTTGAGAGCAAGAGTCCCTTTGGCACCCCTGCTGTGAAAGAGATAAAG GCGAACACAGTGGAAAGTGGCCCTTACACCCAGCTGACACAGGAAGAGTTGATCACACTGGTGGTGAAGCAGCAAACCGACCTCTCCAGGAAGGACGCAAAGATCACCGAGCTCGAGGAGTACATCGACAACCTGCTGGTCCGCGTGATCGACGAGAAACCCTCCATCCTGCAGTCTCTCAACGCTAAGCCGGTGTAA
- the rab11fip1a gene encoding rab11 family-interacting protein 1 isoform X3, protein MSLADQSQQWFPTSVQVTVHQARSLRVKGKNGTNDAYAIIQVAKDKFSTSVAEKSVAPVWKEEASFELPLFHPGNAERCTLYIIVMHRAQVGLDKFLGQAVVNLLDLHDNKSRKKTDWFKLVDKSGKEDKARGEVLLDIQFMRNNMSASMFDLSMQDKPRSRISKLKDKVRGKKKDGFSDSASAIVPSVSQVLTDSDAEPDSQSLSQSPGVKKKSKFKTLFAPKSNLQRNISQSMSTLGSLPEKNSSLSGSRSSGLNVDSPEGKKKFKFLGHKRTGSSDSKVSQGPFSLLGRSKQSNSDLNNLCINGNHVYTEEEPKSGSTLSLNSSGQGSVEDIHKHTSDPDPSRVPVPSIHVESDRAILEQQRHQEEEERRQAEDRRIAEAKKLEEEEKYRIEMKRLKEEEENRVQEEQERKRRFLEDEARRKKQMEEEERRKREEERRMLDAAAEEQKRQEEASMSDRLTSLFGMIRKKEEKKEEVQQHIKEDLPTPAPRSDAKDLQQPISHHSTNPFEDIPLNSDPSADQPKSSRNQQTPSAMVFLNRTAKVSAVKPRLPQSLESEPADCRTPSQLRPSPATSESTVSSVPSESPDTFSSLHSSLAPPNLSQSLSGSPPGSIDNLSSEGSSPTMADKKKRAPLPPSHPAHGTQSGGNQIHNPAYVDGPQQGKKLSLPLPDYETLFPQKRHGVKGQTRWDHIIAEVNQRQRDIPSDFLGPEMSVDSPEEHESSVGFSLPQKKSALMPNQTQPQETKPVSTKKVAAPAPPEPVTPPQPRPAAESSLRQSQNLPQQSLMRPTPSAAPGPVNTDASSREITSARSREGARRVLQPSPAARAASPLNKDISTPNDQRNAQVTMNKEAPTAKPRQRVSGKEPDQQEDAVVTPVVSDKNMNSNIQMLSSSSVSSMDKKGRQVETFAAFDPFPSTDLLAKDPWAQMKQNQEVDDHFKHNVRKEQKLEDRGMTAHDLDSIFYQDRLTDPFAGFNGSDSAKHSEHREKDNLKVDSPAFQRRNSQRRNQTPPSTTHPDYKISKSPQEPAFKEESTRTSANQGLNAQNIINEAFTPKLQADVKTQSHVYGGEDPFGAEPFTLNHTEPHQVVMEEPEPLAGGLSGGKMPLRAWVTPSETQPGNAQNSNGGGLSFIPRRPHPVKPMSTVESKSPFGTPAVKEIKQANTVESGPYTQLTQEELITLVVKQQTDLSRKDAKITELEEYIDNLLVRVIDEKPSILQSLNAKPV, encoded by the exons TTGGTTCAAGCTGGTGGACAAGTCTGGAAAAGAGGACAAGGCGCGAGGGGAGGTGCTGCTTGATATCCAATTTATGAGAAACAACATGTCAGCTAGCATGTTTGACCTTTCTATGCAGGACAAGCCGCGCTCCCGCATCTCCAAGCTGAAGGACAAAGTCCGTGGGAAGAAAAAGGATGGCTTCTCTGACTCTGCCTCAGCTATTGTGCCCTCTGTCAGCCAGGTCCTCACCGACAGTGATGCTGAGCCAGATTCACAGTCGCTCAGTCAGTCTCCAGgagtgaaaaagaaatccaaattCAAAACACTCTTTGCGCCGAAATCAAACTTGCAGCGTAACATCTCACAGTCCATGTCTACACTGGGGTCTCTGCCCGAGAAGAATTCATCTCTCAGTGGCAGCCGCTCATCTGGCCTTAATGTTGACTCTCCCGAAG gcaagaagaaattcaaattcctGGGACATAAGCGAACAGGCAGCTCTGACAGCAAGGTGTCTCAGGGTCCTTTCTCCCTACTGGGCCGCTCCAAGCAGAGTAACAGTGACCTGAACAACCTGTGCATCAACGGCAACCATGTGTACACAGAGGAAGAGCCCAAGAGTGGATCCACTCTCAGTTTGAACAGCTCTGGCCAAGGATCTGTGGAagacatccacaaacacacctctgaTCCAGATCCCTCTCGTGTACCTGTCCCCTCCATTCACGTAGAGTCAGACAGGGCAATACTGGAGCAACAGCGCcatcaagaggaggaggagagaagacaggCCGAAGACAGGCGCATAGCAGAGGCCAAgaagctggaggaagaggagaaataCAGGATAGAGATGAAGAGGctaaaggaggaggaggagaaccgAGTACAAGAggaacaggagaggaagagacgcTTCCTTGAGGATGAAGcgaggaggaagaaacagatggaggaggaagagaggagaaagcgTGAGGAAGAACGCAGGATGCTGGACgcagcagctgaggagcagaAACGTCAGGAGGAGGCCTCCATGAGCGACAGGCTGACGTCTCTGTTTGGAATGATcagaaagaaggaggagaaaaaggaggaggtcCAGCAGCACATCAAAGAGGATCTACCCACACCAGCCCCTCGCAGTGACGCCAAAGACCTGCAACAACCAATCTCCCACCACTCCACCAACCCATTTGAGGACATCCCCCTCAACTCAGATCCTTCAGCTGATCAGCCAAAATCAAGCCGCAACCAGCAAACCCCCTCTGCCATGGTCTTCCTCAACCGCACTGCTAAAGTGTCTGCAGTCAAACCCAG ATTGCCTCAGTCTCTGGAGTCTGAACCCGCTGACTGCCGAACCCCCAGTCAGCTGCGTCCTTCCCCAGCCACCTCTGAGTCAACCGTGTCTAGTGTCCCATCTGAGTCCCCTGATACTTTCTCCAGCCTCCACTCGTCTCTGGCTCCACCAAACCTAAGTCAAAGCCTGTCTGGTTCCCCTCCTGGCAGCATAGACAATTTGTCCTCTGAAGGATCCTCACCCACCATGGCGGATAAGAAGAAAAGAGCACCCCTGCCACCCTCTCATCCAGCGCATGGCACCCAAAGTGGAGGAAATCAAATCCATAACCCTGCATACGTAGACGGCCCGCAGCAAGGCAAAAAGCTGTCTCTTCCACTTCCTGATTATGAAACCCTATTTCCTCAGAAAAGACATGGAGTGAAAGGGCAAACACGATGGGACCACATCATCGCCGAGGTCAATCAGAGACAGAGGGACATTCCATCTGATTTTCTTGGTCCAGAAATGAGTGTGGATAGTCCAGAGGAGCATGAATCCAGTGTGGGGTTTTCACTTCCACAGAAGAAATCGGCTTTGATGCCTAACCAAACACAACCTCAGGAGACCAAACCTGTGTCAACCAAGAAAGTAGCGGCCCCAGCTCCCCCTGAACCAGTCACACCCCCACAACCTCGACCAGCTGCAGAGTCCAGTCTCAGACAGAGCCAGAATCTTCCCCAACAATCTCTCATGAGGCCCACTCCCTCTGCTGCACCAGGACCTGTGAACACAGATGCTTCAAGCAGAGAAATTACTTCAGCAAGGTCCAGGGAAGGAGCACGGAGGGTGTTGCAGCCATCACCTGCAGCCAGAGCAGCTAGCCCATTGAACAAGGATATTTCAACACCAAATGATCAAAGAAACGCGCAAGTCACAATGAACAAAGAGGCACCCACAGCCAAACCCAGACAGAGGGTGAGTGGCAAAGAGCCAGATCAACAGGAAGACGCCGTTGTGACACCAGTTGTCTCcgacaaaaacatgaacagtaaCATTCAGATGTTATCTAGTTCAAGTGTGAGCAGCATGGACAAAAAAGGCAGACAGGTGGAGACCTTTGCAGCGTTTGATCCATTCCCCAGCACTGATCTGCTTGCCAAAGACCCATGGGCTCAGATGAAGCAGAACCAAGAAGTTGatgatcattttaaacacaatgtACGAAAAGAGCAGAAACTTGAAGATCGGGGAATGACGGCACATGATCTGGATAGCATTTTTTATcaagacagactgacagatccATTTGCTGGATTTAACGGCAGTGATTCAGCCAAACACAGTGAGCACAGGGAAAAAGATAATTTAAAGGTAGACAGTCCGGCTTTCCAAAGAAGGAATTCACAGAGACGAAACCAGACACCTCCTTCCACAACTCATCCTGATTATAAGATATCGAAGTCTCCACAAGAACCCGCATTTAAAGAAGAATCAACCAGAACCTCAGCTAATCAAGGCCTCAATGCACAAAATATCATCAATGAGGCTTTTACACCAAAGCTACAAGCTGATGTGAAGACACAGAGCCATGTGTATGGAGGAGAGGATCCATTTGGAGCTGAACCTTTCACCTTGAATCACACAGAGCCCCACCAGGTAGTAATGGAGGAGCCAGAGCCTCTGGCAGGAGGTCTGTCTGGGGGAAAGATGCCTTTGAGGGCATGGGTCACACCATCTGAGACTCAGCCTGGCAATGCTCAGAATAGCAATGGAGGTGGGCTATCCTTTATTCCACGCAG GCCTCATCCTGTGAAGCCCATGAGCACAGTTGAGAGCAAGAGTCCCTTTGGCACCCCTGCTGTGAAAGAGATAAAG CAGGCGAACACAGTGGAAAGTGGCCCTTACACCCAGCTGACACAGGAAGAGTTGATCACACTGGTGGTGAAGCAGCAAACCGACCTCTCCAGGAAGGACGCAAAGATCACCGAGCTCGAGGAGTACATCGACAACCTGCTGGTCCGCGTGATCGACGAGAAACCCTCCATCCTGCAGTCTCTCAACGCTAAGCCGGTGTAA